The following coding sequences are from one Terriglobales bacterium window:
- the lpxB gene encoding lipid-A-disaccharide synthase, with amino-acid sequence MKLLISAGEASGELYGAHLIEALRRLDPSLDVFGVGSDRMRAAGADIVVDSREIAVLGIAEIVGHLPAIFRAWGRATRAAVERRPDAAVVIDSPGFHLGLARRMQDRGIPVIYYVSPQLWAWRPWRVRRVRRYVRKVLVIFPFEEKWYRERGVDAEFVGHPLAEVTPPPITREDFGAQHALDLQRHWIALLPGSRRKEITLNLPEMIAAAGLLQKSGGNCDFVLPLAPTIGPAWLEEQLAPLEAQHGVKVHIAAGDHVARAALKHARAAAVASGTATVEAALMNTPFVMVYRVTPLSWMLGRKLVTVSNFAMANLIAGRRVVPELVQHDFTGQRVFEELSRIIPEGGPRRAMLEGLAGIRNRLRASSSGPETAAERAARAVLAILDQVKGLRKTEARA; translated from the coding sequence GTGAAGCTCCTCATCTCTGCCGGCGAGGCATCGGGCGAACTCTACGGCGCGCATCTCATTGAGGCGCTCCGCCGCCTCGACCCGTCGCTCGACGTCTTCGGCGTGGGCAGCGACCGCATGCGGGCCGCAGGCGCCGACATCGTGGTGGACTCGCGGGAGATCGCCGTGCTCGGCATCGCCGAGATCGTCGGGCACCTGCCGGCCATCTTCCGCGCCTGGGGCCGAGCGACGCGTGCGGCCGTCGAGAGAAGGCCCGACGCGGCTGTCGTGATCGACTCACCCGGATTCCACCTCGGATTGGCGAGAAGAATGCAAGATCGCGGCATTCCGGTGATCTATTACGTAAGCCCGCAATTGTGGGCCTGGCGGCCGTGGCGCGTCCGGCGCGTGCGCCGCTATGTGCGAAAGGTGCTGGTGATCTTTCCCTTCGAAGAAAAGTGGTATCGCGAGCGCGGCGTCGACGCGGAATTCGTGGGACATCCGCTCGCCGAGGTCACGCCCCCTCCGATCACGAGAGAAGACTTCGGGGCGCAGCACGCGCTCGATCTGCAGCGGCACTGGATCGCTCTGCTCCCCGGCAGCCGCCGCAAGGAAATTACGCTGAACCTGCCGGAGATGATCGCCGCCGCTGGCCTATTGCAGAAATCCGGCGGCAACTGCGACTTCGTACTTCCGTTGGCGCCGACCATCGGACCCGCCTGGCTCGAAGAGCAACTCGCGCCGCTGGAGGCGCAGCACGGCGTGAAAGTCCACATCGCTGCGGGCGACCACGTTGCCCGCGCCGCGCTCAAGCACGCTCGCGCCGCCGCGGTGGCCAGCGGCACCGCGACCGTGGAAGCCGCGCTGATGAACACACCGTTCGTAATGGTCTATCGCGTTACGCCGCTGAGCTGGATGCTCGGGCGCAAGCTGGTCACCGTCTCCAACTTCGCCATGGCCAACCTCATCGCCGGACGCCGCGTCGTCCCTGAGCTTGTTCAGCACGACTTCACCGGTCAAAGAGTGTTTGAGGAACTAAGCCGCATCATTCCCGAAGGCGGGCCGCGCCGCGCCATGCTTGAAGGCCTGGCCGGCATCCGCAACCGCCTGCGCGCATCCAGTTCCGGGCCCGAGACTGCCGCCGAGCGCGCCGCGCGCGCGGTGCTGGCGATCCTGGATCAGGTGAAAGGCCTGAGAAAGACCGAGGCCCGCGCATGA
- a CDS encoding ABC transporter ATP-binding protein has translation MANIHEEEVLGKAYDSRLMKRLLTYLKPYTGHVVVALTAIVLKAGADVLGPYLTKVAIDKYLTPAGRTSFLDPWLSSRPLVGIAQVAGLFVGTLLLSFVLDFLQTYYMQWTGQNVMFDLRSQIFRHLQAMHLGFYDRNPVGRLVTRVTTDVDALNDMFTAGVVSIFEDIFVLAGIILIMLRMDWRLALVTLAVLPFIFWATMIFRKKVRDSYRRIRVAIARINAYLQEHVSGIVVLQLFNREQRSYEKFEQVNRVHMDAFKDAIMAHAVYYPVVELLSSVAIASVIWIGGHQVLGGITTLGVLVAFIQYAQRFFRPIQDLSEKYNILQAAMASSERIFKLLDTPAEITSPAIPKHLTGPGRVEFDHVWFAYRNLPVEENRAGPDVASRPAERSSAPEPDWVLKDVSLTLEPGEAVAVVGHTGAGKTTLISLLLRFYDVQKGAIRIDGVDIRDVELGQLRRRFGVVLQDPFLFTGTIEQNIRLGSDWVTRQAVEQAAEDVNVADFIRTLPSGFAEPVHERGSTLSTGQKQLISFARALAHQPPILILDEATSSVDTETEFRVREALGRMLTGRTSLIIAHRLSTIQRADKIVVMHKGRVREVGTHQALLSQRGIYWKLYQLQYKDQEISGAPPAPSPELPVGADD, from the coding sequence ATGGCCAACATTCACGAGGAAGAGGTCTTAGGCAAGGCATACGACAGCCGTCTCATGAAACGGCTGCTTACGTATCTGAAGCCCTATACCGGACACGTCGTTGTCGCCCTCACTGCGATCGTCCTGAAGGCCGGCGCCGACGTCCTCGGGCCCTACCTGACCAAGGTCGCCATCGATAAGTACCTTACCCCTGCCGGTCGCACTTCGTTCCTCGACCCCTGGCTGAGTTCTAGGCCGCTGGTGGGCATCGCACAGGTCGCGGGGCTGTTCGTCGGCACCCTGCTGCTCAGCTTCGTCCTCGACTTCCTGCAGACGTACTACATGCAGTGGACGGGCCAGAACGTGATGTTCGACCTGCGCAGTCAGATCTTCCGGCACTTGCAGGCGATGCACCTTGGCTTCTACGACAGGAATCCGGTCGGCCGCCTCGTCACGCGCGTGACCACTGACGTGGACGCGCTCAACGACATGTTCACCGCCGGTGTCGTCTCGATTTTCGAAGACATATTCGTTCTCGCTGGGATCATCCTCATCATGCTCCGGATGGACTGGCGCCTCGCGCTGGTCACCCTCGCCGTGCTGCCGTTCATCTTCTGGGCAACCATGATCTTCCGCAAGAAGGTGCGCGACTCCTACCGGCGCATTCGCGTCGCCATCGCCCGCATCAACGCCTACCTGCAGGAGCACGTGAGCGGCATCGTGGTGCTGCAACTGTTCAACCGCGAGCAGCGCTCGTACGAAAAATTCGAGCAGGTCAACCGCGTGCACATGGACGCCTTCAAAGACGCCATCATGGCGCACGCCGTGTATTACCCAGTCGTCGAACTGCTGTCGTCCGTTGCCATCGCGAGCGTGATCTGGATCGGCGGACACCAGGTGCTTGGCGGCATCACCACGCTCGGTGTCCTGGTAGCGTTCATCCAGTACGCGCAGCGCTTCTTCCGCCCCATCCAGGACCTGAGCGAGAAATACAACATCCTGCAAGCCGCCATGGCGTCGAGCGAGCGCATCTTCAAGCTGCTCGACACGCCGGCCGAGATCACCTCGCCCGCGATTCCGAAGCACCTCACCGGTCCCGGCCGCGTCGAGTTCGACCACGTGTGGTTCGCGTATCGCAACCTGCCGGTTGAAGAAAATCGCGCCGGCCCGGACGTCGCCTCCAGGCCGGCGGAGCGCAGCTCCGCTCCCGAGCCCGACTGGGTCCTCAAAGACGTCTCGCTCACGCTCGAACCTGGCGAAGCCGTGGCCGTCGTAGGACACACCGGCGCGGGCAAGACCACGCTCATCTCGCTGCTGCTGCGCTTCTACGACGTGCAAAAGGGCGCCATCAGGATTGACGGCGTCGACATCCGCGACGTCGAGCTCGGTCAGCTGCGCCGCCGCTTCGGCGTCGTCTTGCAGGACCCGTTCCTGTTCACCGGCACCATCGAGCAGAACATCCGGCTGGGCTCGGACTGGGTCACACGCCAGGCGGTGGAGCAGGCCGCGGAAGATGTGAACGTGGCCGACTTCATCCGCACCCTGCCCTCGGGCTTTGCCGAGCCCGTGCACGAGCGCGGGTCCACGCTGAGCACGGGGCAAAAGCAGCTCATCAGCTTCGCGCGCGCGCTCGCCCACCAGCCGCCAATCCTCATCCTCGACGAAGCCACCTCGAGCGTGGACACGGAAACCGAGTTCCGCGTGCGCGAGGCGCTGGGCCGCATGCTCACCGGCCGCACGTCGCTGATCATCGCGCACCGCCTCTCGACCATTCAGCGAGCGGACAAGATCGTTGTCATGCACAAAGGACGCGTGCGCGAAGTCGGCACGCACCAGGCTTTGCTCTCCCAGCGCGGCATCTACTGGAAGCTCTACCAGCTCCAGTACAAGGACCAGGAGATTTCCGGCGCCCCGCCGGCGCCCTCGCCCGAATTGCCGGTCGGGGCGGACGATTAA
- a CDS encoding CpsB/CapC family capsule biosynthesis tyrosine phosphatase, producing MVDIHCHIIPEVDDGPRTWEVAAEMCRVAASDGIRHIVATPHANEEYAYNRDDLKERLARLKDISGNLLNFSLGCDFHFSYENIRDCLDHPERYRIGTTNYLLVEFSDFAISPNASEHLGLLQRQGLVPIITHPERNPILQRRPELVQAWVRQGAIVQITANALTGRWGPIAKKAALRFMSQGAAHVIATDAHDLRSRPPVLSAAREELARLADPQTAHAMVDANPRAIVEGQPLPFVPAPA from the coding sequence ATGGTTGACATCCACTGCCACATCATCCCGGAGGTGGACGACGGGCCCAGGACCTGGGAGGTGGCCGCCGAGATGTGCCGCGTGGCGGCCAGCGACGGCATTCGCCACATCGTGGCCACGCCGCACGCCAACGAAGAGTACGCATACAACCGCGACGACCTGAAGGAGCGCCTCGCACGCCTGAAAGACATCTCCGGCAACCTGCTGAACTTCTCGCTCGGCTGCGACTTCCATTTTTCCTATGAGAACATCCGTGACTGCCTCGATCATCCCGAGCGCTACCGCATCGGCACGACCAACTACCTGCTGGTCGAATTTAGCGATTTCGCCATTTCGCCCAACGCGAGCGAACACCTTGGCCTGCTGCAGCGGCAGGGGCTGGTTCCGATCATCACGCACCCGGAGCGCAACCCGATCCTTCAGCGGCGGCCTGAGTTGGTGCAGGCGTGGGTGAGGCAGGGGGCGATCGTGCAGATCACGGCGAACGCGCTCACCGGGCGCTGGGGCCCGATCGCGAAAAAAGCGGCGCTGCGCTTCATGTCGCAGGGCGCGGCGCACGTGATCGCCACCGACGCGCACGACCTGCGCAGCCGTCCGCCCGTGCTCTCCGCCGCGCGCGAAGAACTCGCCAGGCTCGCCGACCCCCAGACCGCCCATGCCATGGTCGACGCCAACCCTCGCGCCATCGTGGAAGGCCAGCCGCTGCCGTTCGTGCCGGCGCCGGCGTAA
- the ald gene encoding alanine dehydrogenase produces the protein MVIGVPKEVKDHESRVGIVPAGVKALTDAGHKVLVETRAGELCSIADQDYSQAGAEIVSTAADVWRRAEMVVKVKEPVSSEFPHLRDNLVLFTYLHLAPLPELTDQLLKHKVSGIAYETIRDKAGTLPLLTPMSEVAGRMSVQIGASYLEKERGGRGVLLGGVPGVPPAQVCIIGGGIVGTNAAKIALGMGAIVSLIDLNLNRLRELDDIFSGRVFTLASNSYTIAKATEHADLVIGGVLIPGAAAPKLVTKAMVSRMKKGAVIVDVAIDQGGCIETARPTTHSDPAYTVDGVVHYCVTNMPAAVPHTSTFALTNATFPYVMKLAQMGPAAAIKSDPGIREGVNTFAGHVTYPAVAQSQGKPSKPVTELI, from the coding sequence ATGGTTATCGGCGTCCCCAAGGAAGTAAAAGACCACGAATCGCGCGTCGGCATCGTCCCGGCCGGCGTGAAGGCCCTCACCGACGCAGGCCACAAAGTCCTCGTCGAGACGCGCGCCGGTGAACTCTGCTCTATCGCCGACCAGGACTACAGCCAGGCCGGCGCCGAAATCGTCTCCACGGCCGCCGACGTCTGGCGCCGCGCCGAAATGGTGGTCAAGGTCAAGGAGCCGGTCTCGAGCGAGTTCCCTCACCTGCGTGACAACCTGGTTCTGTTCACGTATCTGCACCTGGCGCCGCTGCCCGAACTCACTGATCAGCTCCTGAAGCACAAGGTCAGCGGCATCGCCTACGAAACCATTCGCGACAAGGCGGGCACCCTGCCGCTGCTCACGCCCATGTCGGAGGTCGCGGGACGGATGTCGGTGCAGATCGGCGCCTCCTACCTGGAAAAAGAACGTGGCGGACGCGGCGTGCTGCTCGGCGGCGTCCCCGGCGTGCCGCCGGCGCAGGTGTGCATCATCGGCGGGGGAATTGTGGGCACCAACGCCGCCAAGATCGCGCTCGGCATGGGCGCCATTGTCAGCCTCATTGACCTGAACCTGAACCGCCTGCGCGAACTCGACGACATCTTCAGCGGCCGCGTCTTCACCCTCGCTTCGAACTCTTACACCATCGCCAAGGCCACCGAGCACGCCGATCTGGTCATCGGCGGCGTGCTCATCCCTGGCGCCGCCGCGCCCAAGCTGGTCACCAAAGCCATGGTCAGCCGCATGAAGAAGGGCGCCGTCATCGTGGACGTGGCCATTGATCAGGGCGGATGCATCGAAACCGCGCGCCCCACCACCCACAGCGACCCCGCGTATACGGTTGACGGCGTGGTCCACTACTGCGTTACCAACATGCCCGCCGCCGTGCCGCACACTTCCACGTTCGCGCTCACCAACGCAACGTTTCCGTACGTGATGAAGCTGGCGCAGATGGGCCCGGCCGCGGCGATCAAGAGCGACCCCGGCATTCGCGAGGGCGTGAACACCTTCGCCGGACACGTCACCTACCCGGCCGTGGCGCAGTCGCAGGGCAAACCGTCGAAGCCGGTGACGGAACTGATCTAG
- a CDS encoding aldehyde dehydrogenase family protein, whose protein sequence is MATADTVSTAARSTGAAAKTYKNLINGEWVASHSGQTFENLNPADTREVVGIFQRSNERDVADAVAAAARAFESWRLVPAPRRAEIIFRASELLIQRKEEYARDMTREMGKVLHETRGDVQEAVDTGYYMAGEGRRTFGQTVPSELRNKFAMSVRTPIGVCGMIAPWNFPMAIPSWKLFPALVCGNTCVIKPAEDTPLSTFKLVQALMDAGLPPGVINIVTGFGPEAGAPIVSHPDVRAVSFTGSSEVGRIVGAEAAKTFKHCSLEMGGKNPIIILDDANLELALDGALWGAFGTTGQRCTAASRLIVQKGVYREFVDGLVARAKSLKVGNGLDESVQMGPQINQQQLDTTTRYVEVGTKDGAKLLAGGHRLTGPEHKHGWFFEPTVFGDVDPKMRIAQEEIFGPVVSVIPCNGYDEAIAIANNVPYGLSSSIYTRDVNKAFRAMRDLYTGITYVNAPTIGAEVHLPFGGTKATGNGHREGGTAAIDFYSEWKSLYIDYSDKLQRAQIDRPE, encoded by the coding sequence ATGGCAACCGCAGACACCGTCTCCACGGCAGCCCGCTCCACTGGCGCGGCAGCGAAGACTTACAAGAACCTGATCAACGGCGAGTGGGTCGCGTCACACAGCGGCCAGACGTTCGAGAACCTGAATCCGGCCGACACGCGCGAGGTCGTGGGCATCTTCCAGCGGTCGAATGAGCGCGACGTGGCCGACGCCGTCGCCGCCGCCGCCAGGGCCTTCGAGAGCTGGCGTCTGGTGCCGGCGCCGCGCCGCGCTGAGATCATCTTCCGCGCCAGCGAGCTGCTCATCCAGCGCAAGGAAGAGTACGCGCGCGACATGACGCGCGAGATGGGCAAGGTGCTGCACGAAACCCGCGGCGACGTGCAGGAAGCCGTGGACACCGGTTACTACATGGCCGGCGAAGGCCGCCGCACGTTCGGCCAGACGGTGCCCTCGGAGCTGCGCAACAAGTTCGCCATGAGCGTGCGCACACCCATCGGCGTGTGCGGCATGATCGCGCCGTGGAACTTCCCCATGGCAATCCCGTCGTGGAAGCTTTTCCCCGCCCTGGTCTGCGGCAACACCTGCGTGATCAAGCCGGCGGAAGACACGCCGCTCTCCACCTTCAAGCTGGTGCAGGCCCTCATGGACGCGGGGCTGCCGCCGGGTGTGATCAACATCGTGACCGGCTTCGGCCCGGAAGCGGGCGCGCCCATCGTTTCCCATCCTGACGTCCGCGCGGTTTCGTTCACCGGATCGAGCGAGGTCGGGCGCATCGTCGGCGCCGAAGCGGCCAAGACCTTCAAGCACTGCTCGCTCGAAATGGGCGGCAAGAACCCGATCATCATTCTCGACGACGCCAACCTCGAACTCGCCCTCGACGGCGCCCTCTGGGGCGCCTTCGGCACCACCGGCCAGCGCTGCACCGCCGCCAGCCGGCTGATCGTGCAGAAGGGCGTGTATCGCGAGTTCGTCGATGGCCTGGTGGCGCGCGCGAAGTCGCTCAAGGTCGGCAACGGCCTCGATGAATCCGTTCAGATGGGCCCGCAGATCAACCAGCAGCAGCTGGACACCACCACCAGGTACGTCGAGGTCGGCACGAAAGACGGCGCGAAGCTGCTCGCCGGCGGACATCGCCTCACCGGCCCCGAGCACAAGCACGGCTGGTTCTTCGAGCCCACCGTTTTCGGCGACGTTGACCCGAAGATGCGCATCGCGCAGGAAGAAATCTTCGGCCCGGTCGTCTCCGTCATTCCCTGCAACGGCTACGACGAAGCCATCGCCATCGCCAACAACGTGCCGTATGGCCTGTCGTCATCCATCTACACGCGCGACGTGAACAAAGCGTTCCGCGCCATGCGCGACCTCTACACCGGCATCACCTACGTGAACGCGCCGACCATCGGCGCCGAGGTGCACCTGCCCTTCGGCGGCACCAAGGCCACCGGCAACGGACACCGCGAGGGCGGGACCGCTGCGATTGACTTCTACAGCGAGTGGAAGTCGCTCTACATCGATTACTCGGACAAGCTCCAGCGCGCCCAGATCGACCGGCCGGAGTGA
- a CDS encoding rod shape-determining protein, translating to MSSNGFHNTSRFNNLRSLFSMFSSDLAIDLGTANTLVYAKGKGIVVNEPSIIAVNKTTNEVEAVGKEAKEMLGRTPGNIVAIKPMKDGVIADFRHTEKMLNYFIQKAHNRKMLVHPRIVIGVPSEITQVEKRAVMDSAYRAKASEVHLVEQAMVAAIGAGLPITEPSGNMVVDIGGGTTDIAVISLSGIVYSRSVRMAGNQMDEAIMNYLKRKYNLLIGERTAEQIKIEIGSAYPLDKPLTMEIKGRNLIEGVPKTITVDDSEIREALGECVATIMNAIRVALERTPPELSADISDRGIVLTGGGALLKNLDKRIREETGLPVSIADDPLASVVLGTGKMLSDFKLLRKISIE from the coding sequence ATGTCATCGAACGGCTTCCATAACACATCGCGGTTCAACAACCTGCGCTCGCTGTTCAGCATGTTCTCCAGCGACCTGGCCATCGACCTGGGGACGGCGAACACGCTGGTGTATGCCAAGGGCAAGGGCATCGTGGTGAACGAGCCCTCCATCATCGCCGTCAACAAGACGACGAACGAGGTGGAAGCGGTCGGCAAAGAGGCCAAAGAGATGCTCGGGCGCACGCCGGGCAACATCGTGGCCATCAAGCCGATGAAGGACGGCGTGATCGCCGACTTCCGACACACGGAGAAGATGCTGAACTACTTCATCCAGAAGGCGCACAACCGCAAGATGCTGGTGCACCCGCGCATCGTGATCGGCGTGCCCTCGGAAATTACCCAGGTGGAAAAGCGCGCCGTGATGGACTCGGCCTATCGCGCCAAGGCTTCCGAGGTCCACCTCGTCGAGCAGGCCATGGTGGCGGCCATCGGCGCTGGCCTTCCGATCACCGAACCCAGCGGCAACATGGTGGTCGACATCGGGGGCGGCACGACCGACATCGCCGTCATCTCGCTTTCCGGCATCGTCTATTCGCGCTCGGTGCGCATGGCCGGAAACCAGATGGACGAGGCCATCATGAATTACCTCAAGCGCAAGTACAACCTGCTGATCGGCGAGCGCACTGCGGAGCAGATCAAGATCGAAATCGGCAGCGCCTATCCGCTCGACAAGCCACTGACCATGGAGATCAAAGGCCGCAACCTGATCGAGGGCGTGCCGAAAACCATCACGGTGGATGACAGCGAAATCCGCGAGGCGCTGGGCGAGTGCGTGGCCACCATCATGAACGCCATCCGCGTGGCGCTGGAGCGCACGCCGCCCGAGCTGAGCGCCGACATCAGCGACCGCGGCATCGTGCTCACCGGCGGCGGCGCGCTGCTGAAGAACCTGGATAAGCGGATCCGCGAAGAAACCGGCCTGCCGGTCTCCATCGCCGACGATCCGCTGGCCAGCGTTGTGCTGGGCACGGGCAAGATGCTTTCGGATTTCAAGTTGTTGAGAAAGATTTCGATCGAGTAA
- the mreC gene encoding rod shape-determining protein MreC has translation MDSFFSRYRNLTILVAVLFAQVLGLAVQVRRKDEKSDRLLRIWAVAAISPLEKGVIGAQHLFGDIWHNYFWLRGVRTENAELRDEIQRLRLEQIRLTQDAAQARRLQTLLAFKEQFIHKTVAAQVIGTSGSEASRLITIDKGRDSGVATDQAVITSEGVVGKVVKVYGGYSQVLLLSDPASGVGALMSNSRLQGVVRGTPNGELMLHYIMADEKVEPGELILTSGGDRVFPKGLPIGVVSDVARGPDLFLNIRVKPAARLGRLEEVLVITQVDERSAQPETAGPVRAADILAERLPTLPPPRPDGTTPNAAKLAAPGATGASPNKPAAPATTPNAAPAAVNPAATNPGTKPGPKQQTGEIAKPPQAVAQRSGDPPDAR, from the coding sequence ATGGACTCCTTCTTCTCCCGCTACCGTAACCTGACCATTTTGGTGGCGGTGCTGTTTGCCCAGGTGCTGGGCCTGGCGGTACAAGTCCGCCGCAAAGACGAGAAGAGCGACCGCCTGCTGCGCATCTGGGCCGTGGCCGCGATTTCGCCGCTGGAAAAAGGCGTGATCGGGGCGCAGCACTTGTTCGGCGACATCTGGCACAACTACTTCTGGCTGCGCGGCGTGCGCACCGAGAACGCCGAATTGCGCGATGAGATCCAGCGGCTGCGCCTGGAGCAGATCCGGCTCACCCAGGATGCAGCTCAGGCGCGTCGCCTGCAAACCCTGCTCGCCTTCAAGGAACAATTCATCCACAAGACCGTCGCCGCGCAGGTGATCGGCACCAGCGGCAGCGAGGCGTCGCGGCTCATCACCATCGACAAAGGACGCGACTCGGGCGTAGCGACGGATCAGGCGGTGATCACGTCGGAAGGCGTGGTCGGGAAAGTGGTGAAGGTGTACGGCGGCTACTCGCAGGTGCTGCTGCTCAGCGATCCGGCCAGCGGCGTGGGCGCGCTGATGAGCAATTCGCGGCTGCAAGGCGTGGTGCGCGGAACACCGAACGGTGAGTTGATGCTGCACTACATCATGGCCGACGAGAAGGTGGAGCCGGGCGAACTGATCCTCACCAGCGGCGGTGACCGCGTTTTCCCCAAGGGCCTGCCGATCGGCGTGGTGAGCGACGTTGCCCGCGGTCCGGACCTGTTCCTGAATATTCGCGTGAAGCCGGCGGCGCGCCTGGGGCGATTGGAAGAGGTGCTGGTGATCACGCAGGTGGATGAGCGCAGCGCGCAGCCGGAAACGGCCGGGCCGGTGAGGGCGGCCGACATTCTGGCCGAGCGCCTGCCCACGTTGCCGCCGCCCAGGCCCGATGGCACGACGCCGAATGCGGCAAAGCTGGCGGCGCCGGGCGCAACGGGCGCTTCACCGAACAAGCCGGCCGCGCCGGCGACCACGCCGAATGCGGCGCCGGCGGCGGTGAATCCCGCGGCGACAAATCCCGGAACAAAGCCCGGGCCGAAGCAGCAGACCGGCGAAATCGCAAAACCGCCGCAGGCGGTCGCGCAGCGGAGCGGGGACCCTCCCGATGCAAGGTGA
- the mreD gene encoding rod shape-determining protein MreD, whose protein sequence is MAVAAYQSREKIEVYRFPLPVAIAIPALAIFLQAFVPVKFRFFEIFDLPLLVTIFFAVARRSQISGLLTGCAIGLAQDALGHHPIGVYGIAKTVVGWGASSLGVKIDVENPGSRLLLTFGFYLLHQAVYFVVDRGLVGDTAAWMWGRTLVIAAINAVLAVPMFAVLDRFKQRA, encoded by the coding sequence ATGGCGGTAGCCGCCTATCAGTCGCGGGAGAAGATCGAGGTCTATCGCTTTCCGCTGCCGGTGGCGATTGCCATCCCGGCGCTGGCGATTTTTCTCCAGGCGTTCGTGCCGGTGAAGTTCCGGTTCTTTGAAATTTTCGACCTGCCGCTGCTGGTCACGATCTTCTTCGCCGTCGCGCGGCGCAGCCAGATCAGCGGCCTGCTGACGGGATGCGCCATCGGCCTGGCGCAGGACGCGCTTGGGCATCATCCCATCGGCGTCTACGGCATCGCGAAAACAGTCGTGGGCTGGGGCGCGTCGTCGCTGGGCGTGAAGATTGACGTGGAGAATCCGGGCTCGCGCCTGCTGCTCACGTTCGGTTTCTACCTGCTGCACCAGGCGGTGTACTTCGTGGTGGACCGCGGGCTGGTGGGCGACACGGCCGCCTGGATGTGGGGACGCACGCTGGTGATCGCGGCCATCAACGCGGTGCTGGCGGTGCCGATGTTCGCGGTGCTGGACAGGTTCAAGCAGAGGGCGTGA
- a CDS encoding carboxypeptidase-like regulatory domain-containing protein produces MERYRTTLIACGLLVSAICIAEVHGTVKAMSGEPVTGAVVFHGLVSNATTDDQGRYVLPKAKAPTVVIALGRGFHPATALLSGDGTTAEFVLVPESEWRVPPCEGRKGTFGHYLKLPRPSRMKTVRGRDVDYEGAAISFRDKETRKQYWLTVLWGGMAYAGRPAENKYFQARSFATRLWVSGETIGLDVSGIDADSTRWRTVGPLYGGSVAWYEGVSEEAARFFDAVMDGMCWDGSAAAHTGQSGERQRELKLATGN; encoded by the coding sequence TTGGAGCGCTATCGCACAACCCTGATTGCGTGCGGACTGCTTGTGAGTGCGATCTGTATTGCCGAAGTACACGGGACAGTGAAAGCAATGTCCGGAGAACCCGTAACCGGCGCGGTTGTGTTTCACGGGCTGGTCAGCAACGCGACTACGGACGATCAAGGACGGTACGTTTTACCCAAGGCGAAGGCGCCAACAGTGGTAATCGCATTGGGTCGCGGTTTTCACCCGGCGACCGCATTGCTGTCTGGGGACGGGACAACGGCCGAGTTTGTACTGGTACCGGAATCGGAGTGGAGAGTTCCGCCCTGTGAAGGTCGGAAAGGAACGTTCGGACACTATCTGAAGCTGCCCCGCCCATCTCGGATGAAGACGGTCCGTGGTCGCGACGTCGATTACGAAGGCGCCGCCATTTCCTTTCGCGACAAGGAGACGAGGAAGCAATACTGGTTGACCGTGCTATGGGGAGGCATGGCATACGCAGGGCGACCTGCCGAAAACAAATACTTCCAGGCCAGGAGCTTCGCAACCCGGCTCTGGGTCTCGGGTGAAACGATTGGACTAGATGTCAGCGGCATCGATGCTGACTCTACAAGATGGCGGACGGTCGGACCCCTGTATGGTGGAAGCGTTGCGTGGTACGAGGGCGTTTCCGAGGAAGCCGCAAGGTTTTTCGACGCAGTGATGGACGGTATGTGCTGGGATGGATCGGCAGCGGCACACACTGGGCAGTCCGGTGAAAGACAACGAGAGCTGAAACTGGCAACTGGCAACTGA